Part of the Leifsonia soli genome is shown below.
CTACAGCCTGAACAACCTCCTGCTGATCCTCTCCCAGAACCCCAAGGCGACCATCGTCGCCGGCTTCCGACAGTGGCAGACCAAGGGACGACAAGTTCGTAAAGGCGAGAAGGCGATCAAGATCTTCGGCTACCGCGAGAGGAAGGCCAGCCGCGACGACGACACAGACGAGACCGAAGGCGAACAACGAGTGGTGCGCTACTTCCCCACCCTTTCCGTGTTCGACATTGCACAGACTGACCCAATCGAAGAAGCCGAACCCCTCCCCCAGAACCCAACCCGCCGCCTAACCGGCCACGACGACCACGGCGTCATCGCTCCCCTGACCACGCACCTCCAAGCCAACGGATGGAGTGTCCAACGCGCACCGCTCATGAACGCGAGCGGGTACACGGATCCCGGACTGCACCGGGTGACCATGGCGGAAAACCTGGCGATGGAGCACGCGGCCAAGACACTCATTCACGAGACCGCGCATATCGAGCTGCGCCACGTCGAGGATCTCGACGAGTACCGCGCCCACCGGGGGCGGATGGAGGTGGAAGCCGAATCGGTCGCCTACATCGTCGCGGGCCTGTCCGGGTTCGATACCAGCGCGTACAGCATCGGCTACCTAACGGGCTGGGCCGGCGAGGACACGGCCCTCGTTCGAGACACGGCCGCGCGAGTACTAGAGGCAGCGCACACGATTTCGGCGGTCGTGGAAAAGCCTCACTAGGCCGTCAGCCGCACCGCGAAGAGAGCCCCGATCCACTCGGATCGGGGCTCTTCGCCGTCGGGGAACGGAACCGCGTTGAAGCGGCTCGAAGAACAGATCGGGCGAGACGTGGTGAAAAAGACGCCAAGCGAAGAAACGGGAACAACAAGAGGAGGACGCAGATCGGGAGAACCCAAATACAACGGCCAAGGCTAGAACCGACGGAGCAAGAAGCGAATGGCCGGCAAAGAGCGAATGCACGCAGGCACTTAAGTGAAACGGCCTGCGCCAGGCCCGGTTTCAGAGGGCTCCCGCGTCAACACGACTTGCCCCATCCTCCCGGGCGTTCGACGCAGAGCGGTCCGCATCGCGCAACTCTGATCCCCGTGGACAACGGTCTCTACTTGCGGCTGTGCAACTTGGCGACGCCGGGTGTCTGAGTACTGGCCCCGCGTCGTAACCCGAGACGATGACGAGGCCACATTCATAGCAGCATGCCGACGGTCGAGGACGCCGCAGGCGGCGCGGTACTCATGAGGTTTGAGGGCCTTTCCGCCGATCGATCGTAGCTCCCTCCCGGTGCTCCGTGCCGGGCTTTCGCGGCATATGCTCACTCCGCTCCGCTATTCCACAGACCCGGCACTGCGCACCTCCCACTCGCTTTCGATCACTCGCCGGAAAGGCGCTCAAAACGATCGACCGTGGGAGTGAGTGGGATGCGGGTTTTCATCATCGACACCAGCAACATGGCACCGGAACTTCAGGGCGGACTCATCGGCGTGGAAGGGTCCTCGAACCCGACCGCGGCGGAGAAGCAGGAATGCGTTGAGACCGTCAGTATGTACGCGGTGGACGGATGGGCGATCGCCGCCGACCCGCACACTGCGATCGGCTGGCTCGCCGCCCTCACCGCGGAGACGGCGTGCGTGCCCTTCGTTAACCTCACCCGGCTCGCTCTGGGTCAACCCGCGCGGCAGCCCGCTCATCTCTGACCTACCGGCTGTCGACTCTGTCACGCGGCCGGGATACTTGGCGTGTTGGGAAGCCGGAATGCCCGGCCGCGGGATGTGGTCGGGCGGTGACCGGATTGCACGAATTTCAGATTTGCGCGTCAAAACCGGCTGGCAAACACAACGTGTAGGTATGAGGGCACCCGTTTCGGGAACCGCACCGCGGCGCAGTTCGCCGTCGGCTGCGCTGGCAAGCTCGCCGGATTCACCGCAGAAGCGCCCTGCACGCCCCTCGTCCACCTCTGCCACCGCAGGATCGAACAAGCTGGGGCGCAGTCGTCTCAAGCCCGCGTCGGTGGTTGGACGGACGATGATCGCGTGGCCTCCCGACGCGGATCACGACCGGGAGAAACGGCCCGATTTCAATACTTTTCTAGCGGGTTTCGGACTTTCGGGCCATATGCGCGCCAAAACCACCTTGGAACCGGAAGTTCTAAGTAGAAGGACATTTATTCGAAAGGACAGAACTGTCCAGTTTCGGAAAGCCCAGGACGCGGAACGCGGGAGGTGAGTGCAGGTGCGAGGTGGAGTAGCCAGGTGGAAGCGAGGGCAGCAGTCCCACGGGGTCAAGCAAGCGGTCAACTACGCCTTCAGCGGCGTTTGTGATGCCACAATCACCGCCAAGACCGCCGATGGCGTCATCGCCGTCGCCGGCTACGCCGACGCCGACGCCGTGATGACCCGATACATCGTCGAGAACGGTGCCATCCGCGACGACCTCCTCACCCGCGACCAGCTCAAAACCTGGGTCGACGGACTCGACCCGCTCACCGGCGAGCGTCGTGGCCGCGATCTCGAGTCCCCGGTCGCGGACCTGATTCTGGATGCGACGATCAACGCGCCCAAGTCGTTCTCGATCGCCGCCATGCTCGACCCGGACCTGGCCGCCGCGTACGAAGACCTCCAAGACCGCCTCCGGGATCGGATTGTGAAGCTATGGCAGTCCGAGCTCAACGCCCGCCGCGGCAAAGGCGGCGCCATCCGCGAAGACCTGCTCCGGATCGAGGTCGTCGAACTCCGGCACGAGCGATCCCGATCGTTGGATCCGCACAAGCACCGCCACCTATGGTTGAACGTCAAAGTCCAAGGGGTGGACGGTAAGTGGTCGAATATCGACACCCGGGTGGCATTGCGGTTCCAGAACGTGATCAACGCCGAAGGCGACCTCTCCTCCCGCACCGACCCTGCCTGGATCCACGCTCTCGCCGCCAAAGGGTTCACCCTCAACGAGGACGGGGAGATCACCCAACTGCAGCACCTGGTGCGACCGTTGTCGAAGCGGTCCGCGCAGATCGAAGCCAACAAGGTCACCCGCACGGCCTGGTGGAAGCAACAGCACCCAGGCCAGGAACCCTCGCATGATGTGCTCAACCAGATCGACCGGTGGGCGTGGGCCACCGGTCGGCCGAACAAGCCGAGCGACTTGAACGAGGACGACTGGGCAGAGGTCATCCAACAAGAACTCCTGACGACGGACCCCGCTCTCCGACAGGAGCGCGCCCCAATCGATGTTGCCTCAGCGTCGCTCGCGGATCTCGACCTCGAACTACTCGCCGCGAAAGCCATCGTCGACGCCGACGCCCGATCGACCGGCACCGGTGGACGCTTCAGCATGATGGACCTGCAGGCAGGGACTATCCGCGCCATCGCCGCCACCGGCGTCATCGCCGAGCACACCGAGCTGGCAGCGCTAGCCGGCCAGGTCGTCGCCTCGACACGTGCGCTCACCGTCACGCTGCTCGACGAACCCGATGTCCCCGCACACATCAAGTCGCGAATGGCGACCTCCACCGCAGCGCTGAAGGCCACGATCGCCACCCGAATCGAAGCTCTATCAGCGCCTGGCGTCGCGGCCCCCACCGAGGAGATCACTGCGATCGCTCACGCGCTCGACCCCGGGCGACTCCTGGACAGCGATCAAACAGACGGCGCATCCGCCATCGCAGGGACTGCGACTGTCGTGGCCATCACTGGAGCCGCCGGCACCGGCAAAACCACCATGCTGAACGTCGCCGGAGCCACTCTGCGCCGGCATGGACGGAACATGATCATCGTCGCCCCCACCAAGAAGGCCTCCACGGTCGCAGGACGCGAAACAAGCAGCGCTGCCTCTAGCCTCCATCAGCTCCTGCATGATCAGGGCTGGCGATGGAACACCGGCAGCGCCGGAAACACCGAATGGACTCGCCTCCTGCTTGGTGAGATCGACCCTACGACTGGCCAGCAATACCGGGGGCCGCGCCTCCGGATTCGGCCTGGCGACCGGATCGTCGTCGACGAGGCCGGCATGCTCGAGCTCCAGGCCGCCAACGCCCTCATCGACGTCATCCACCGCACCGGCGCCAGCGTCGCGGTCGTCGGGGACGACTGCCAAGCACTCCCAGTAGGACACTCTGGGGCCATGGCGCTCTTTCGCCGATCTGCGTTCGAGAAGGTACAGCTCACCCAGATCCACCGATTCCGTGACCCCGACTGGGCCGACGTGTCGGCGCGCCTGCGCGATTCCAACGGGCCCGTTGAGTCGCGAGGGATCGCGGAGCAACTGGAGCATAGCGGGCATCTCACGCACGTGACCAGCGAAGCAGAAGCACACCAAGCGATGGTGGCCGCTTGGCTCGACTCATCGCGGAGGGCGGAGTCGATCGCGCTTGTCACTGCAACACACGCCGAAGCTCAACACATCAGCGAGGCAATTCAGGCTCAGCGCATCGCCTCTGGCGCGATCGATTCCCGCCGTTTCGTTCTAGGACAATCGGAACAGCCAGTCTTCGTCGGAGACGTGGTTCAGACCCGACGAAACGACACGCGCACTGGCGTAGAGAACAGGCAGAACTGGGTCGTGAGAAGCATTTCGGACGAGCACCTCACGCTGGCATCAGTCAGCGACTCGTCTGTCCTTCGACGGATCACCCACGACTATGCGAGTTCCCACCTCCACCTGGGCTACGCCAGCACCGTCTACGGGGTTCAAGGCGAAACTACCGATCGGGCCCTAGTGGGACCGGGCGTAGATGCTGCGGGGCTATACGTCGGACTCACCCGCGGTCGCTTGCAGAATGACGTCATCGTTATCGCTGCCACCGTTGAAGCAGCCAAGACGGAGCTCGCCGCCACGATGCAACGCCAGTCGACTGAGGTCACGATCGAGGAGTCCCGCGCGGCGGCGAAGCTCGAGCTCTGGCGTGCGGCGCAAGACGATCGAGCTCGTCCTAGAGCAGTGGCGCAAGTCTCGTCGCCGACTCTGGCTCGCTAGCCGTTTGGAGACGCGCTATGGGGCGGCCAAGCCATTTGCGACAATGGCTCGACCGCGCTCGTTCCAGCCATCTAGCGCACTGTCCCGGGCTCGAAAATTGAGAAGTGCAACGCCAAGCTCGTCCGCGCGTTTCTGAGCCAGAGGGCGCACGCCGCCTCGTAGGAAGACCAACGGAATGCGCCCATCCTCTGCTGCCAAGCTTGCCGCTCTCTCGATGGCTGCAACCTCGACATTTCCGCGACCGTTATCGACCCAACCCAAGTAACGCGTGCTGTACAAATCGCAGCTCTGCTTGGCGCTACCTTGAGCCACGAGCGCGTCGGAAGCACCCAGATAGACCATCCAGTCTCGGCAGAGACCAATAGCGTCCTCGTCCGATACTCCGAACGGCCTTGGCAGTGGTGGATCTGTGGTCACAACCCAAGTGTCTATCGAACGTCCGGGGATGCGCACCGCCTGGTACAGCAACTACACAGTCACTAATGCTCGTAGGTCGCCGAACAGGAGGAGCTGCTGCTCGCCGACTCTTCGCCTCTTTCGAAGCGGGCGTATCTCTGCCACCGAGAACGCCGCCTAAGCATGAGTAGGAGAGTTAGCCAAATCGCCAAGCATGTCATCGACGATGTCGATAACGGACTGGGCATCCTCCCCAGCGATTGAGCGAATAGTCGATTCGTATGATGCCCGCAGTGTCGCGCGTGAATTCGCGGGCAGGTCGATCAAGTAAAGAAAGGCACCGGCCCCGCCGAGAGCGTCGGCAACGCCGAACACGCTTCGAATACTCGCCTGAGTCCGCGCCGCAGATTCTGGCATCTGCCGTGTTGCTTGCATAACGCCGTCTAGCGCCAGCAGGACCGTGTAGGCAAGAACTACCCCGGCCGCACGCGGGCGGCCCTCGTCGAGCCAAGTCCTTGCCGAGAGATACAGTTTGTTGGAAAACGACTTTTGAAGACCTGACTTCTGGGCGGCACGAGCGAACCGGTCTAACTCCCGTTTGAACGGTCGCCATTCACCGAGGCGCGCTAAGGAGTCGAGCGCGAAAGCTTGATACTCGCCCGCGTCGCGCTCTTCAACAAGCCCGACACACTCCACCCACAACCGATGCGATTCTTCGTACTTTCCCCGGGCGTAGCTGATGCTGGCCGCCGAGCTCTTTGCTCGAGCAAGTGCATCCCTTGAACTACTACGCTCGGCCCGAATAAGCGCTTGTCCTGATGCCTTTTCTGCGGTTTCCAGGTCGCCTTCATCCACCCAGGAGTTGGCGACAGATGACCAAGCGCTAGCGGCCGAGGCATCATCACCCAACTCGACAGAAAGCCGCGCGGACCGTTCCAGGTATTCACGAGCGAGCGTGTTCGCGTCTTGGCGAACGTGGATCTCCCCCAAATTGCCCGTCGCCAGTGCGGCCAACACTCGGTTCTTAGAGAAGTCCGCGATATCGAGAACCTCGCTAAGCCGGCGTATGGCGTCCTCGTTGTCACCATTGTCCGACGCTGCCAGAGCCGCATCGTTCTGCAGGCTCCCAAATGCTGCCGAATCAGCTTGAGGATCGAGCTGCATTAGTGCCGCGTCAAACAGAGGGACTACCTCCCGGATCCCGTATCGATCCGAAAGCTCAGCCGCGTCGTCGGCCAATATCCAAGCCCGCTGCTGAGGAGTTGCGGCCTGCAACTCGGCAGCGAGAACTAGCCGGCTGATCGCGAGCTCCTGGTCCATCCCCGCCGCGAGCGCGAGATAACCTGCGGACCGGAGCAGCTCTCCAGAGTAAGGAGGTGCCACCTGCTGATAACGCTGTGCTGCGATTGCAAACCGGTCGACTTCTGCAGCACCATACGACCGTCGCTCAAACACCTGCCTCAGAGTTCGGACGCCTCGAGACGCCCATTCGAAATCTCCTAGCTGCTCCAGTTGGGAGATTGCCGACTCTGCCTCGCTCTCGGCGCGTCCGAGCTTCTCGTCGGGATCTCCCTCATTTTCCGATTCATAATGCGCCCAGGCCAAGTAAACTGCCGCAATGTCGGCCCTTGTGCGAGACCGTTCGTGCGGGTCTCCCGGATCGACTTCGACAGCGCGTTGCAGCGCATTGATTGCCTCTGTGTAATTCTGGCTCTGCGCTAGTGCGATGCCCCGGCGGTGCTCAAAGCCTTGTAGCTGGAACCAATCACCGCTCTCTACGGCTGCGTCTCGCGCCTTAAGCAGCCAGTCAACGCTCCGCTTCAGGTCACCAAGCGCAGCATCGATCCAGGCAAGATTTCCGAGCGCCAGAACCATTTGGGGATACTCATGTCGTTGTCTCGCGCTTCTCAGTGCTTTGACGACGAGAACCCGCGCGCGATCAAGGCGGCCTTGCTCGACATCAATGGAGGACTCGGCTAGGTCGAGGCTCGCACTAAAGTGACCGTTTCGCAGGCCCCGGATGTATGGGCGAAGTTCCTTCGCTTGATCCTTGGCAGAGTCAACGTCGCCTCGAGAAAGCTCATATTGCAGAATGTTGAGCCTGACGGCCGCCACATTAAACGGATCCTCCAAGTGGTCGACAAGTTCGAGCACTCGCCTAGCGGTTCCATCCGCCCCATCAACGTCCCCAACCCTGAACTGCGCGGCGCCAAGGCTCACTAGTGCCGACACGAGCGCGGAGGTGTCCTCGCCAGATTCACTAATTCTCGCGACTGCTTGCCTTGCAGCCAACGCATCGTGCAGCAGATTTTCTGCATCAAGCACTCGAGCGGCGAGGGACAGTGCTGCAGAGGTGAGGGTGCTCGGGTCGTCCTTCGATATGAGCAAACGCGTCAGCGTCGGTAGGTCAGGTCGCCTCCCTCCTGCGCCTCTGTCTGCGCCAACTAGATACGACAGCACACTTTCGACCACGAGCTTGGCCACGACAACCGACCCCGCGCCTAGAAATCGGTCTCCAAGCTCGAGAAACGCATAGAGCGCATCATCATTTTGATTCTTGATTGCGTCGACCAGGGCTATGCCGAAGAGGTCGGCGGCGTCAGGGCGCTCCGCCCAGTCGTCTGGGAGCCCGGGGATAATCGTGCGAGGGCTCATCGTTCGTTCCGCTTCCGTCGGCGCTCCAGCTGAACCTCGCGGTGAGCGCGGATAGCAGAGCTCGTGAGTGACCGGTAAACGTGCGCCTCTAGTTCGTCAGCATTCTGAAAGTTTCTGGTGACCACCGAGGCACGCTCCGCATTGATGAACGTTTCCACCTCGTCAGGAAGTTCGTCTGGCGTTCGGATGAAGATGTAGCGCTCAGCTTCAGCCTCTTTGGCTGCCGAGTATTCGGCCTTGATGATCTCACTCAGGGGACCCGCGACCAACAGGATCAACCCGTCGCTGGTCGCAGCAATCTGTACGCACTCGCGCACTGAGTGGAGTACGCCTGCCGGCGCGTCTCGCTCCCACCACCACGCTTGATGTGCCGCGAGACTTTCTACTGCCTTGGCAGTGAGCTTTCTCTCGTCATCGAGCGAGCCATCCATCTTTGAGCTGACAAAGATACGAAGGTGCGCCTGGTCGCGGCCGTACCTGATCTCATCCGACAACTCATCCGGCAAGAGCAACACCCCAAATCTGCCGGCTCCAGCCTCAATATGAACCGAGCACGTGTGATGTTAGCGCGATCTTTGATACAGCCGAGCCCAGGGTCGAGCGTCACCCATGGGACCATCAGTGCGCGAAACCACACGGGCCGGCCGGAGGACGGGAAACCGAAAGCGGTGAGTAAACGGTGAGTTTGGCCAAAAACCATTGAGCGGGTAGTCTGGGCCACAGCCTTACTTCCCAGTGTTTTACTGGGATTCCGGGCCGCGCGAGTGTAGTTCAATGGTAGAACCTCAGCTTCCCAAGCTGATAGCGCGGGTTCGATTCCCGTCACTCGCTCCAGGTGTCGCTTCTCAAGCCAGGCGGGCTTCTCTCGTTCTATTTGGGCATGGGCGCGCTGCCTTGCCAGGATCGAGACGCCAGCGGAACGCCGACGACGCGTCCACATCATCAAGCATCCGGACAACGCACCCGGATGTCGTCGCAGAATTCCACCCCAGCGAGCTCGCCAGAACATCACCAACGAAGCTCTCCTCCAACAGCGAGATGCTCGTCGACTTCGTCTGCGCCAACGAGCACACCTACCGCGCCACAATCTACGACCGCGTTCGCGGCAAGCTGCCCGGAGTGCATCCGCAACGCCAACGCTGAGTCTGAGAAGAACCTCGTCGCGACGCACCCCACCGTCGCCGCCGAATGGCACCCTACCGCCAACGGCGACCTGCGTCCGGAGCACTTCACCCACGGTTCCAACGAAGTGGTCTTCTGGCTCTGCCCGAAGGGCCACGACTACGAGCAGCGCATCGACCGGCGCGCCGCTGGCTACCAGTGCTCCATCTGCTCACGACGACGCCTCGTCAGCGGTACCAACGACGTTGCCACCGAACACCCGAATCTCGTCAAGGAGTGGCACCCGTACCTCAACTACCCGAAGAAACCGAACGAGATCTTCCCTGGGACAGAGAAGTACTACTGGAAGTGCAAGGCGGCGGGCCACAAGACGCACCAGTCGATCCCGCACCGGCTGAAGTCCAAGGGGTGCACAGAGTGCCGGCCGGAGGAGCGGATCCTCGCACGCTGATTGCCGACGACGCGGACTCAATCCCAGTCAGTGGAGGTTGCCTCATCCCAGTGTCGCAGGACGTACGAGCCCACTTGGCGTAGGGATACATCGTCGATGTCGACGGACGCTGGATCAGCATCCCAGGCTGCCGGGTAGGACCCAGGATCCGACTCCCTCAGCATCGACACCATCGACTGGTCATTTGACAGCAAGCCTGCGACCCGAACGCGGTCCAGCGTTGGGTTCGGTCGCCGTGAAGTGATGCTCCACGTCACATTCGCTCCGGCGATCTCGTCAGCAGACCATCTGTCGGACGCGAGCGCGTCGGCTTCGATGCGTAGCAATCTTTCCGGGTTGAGCCTGCGGAGACGATCGAACCATTCGTCGACACCTTCGTCCGACAGAGGAGACACCGCGTTCTGGAGCTCGCTCGCCGCTCGCTCCTCTAAGAGTGAGCGCTGGGCTTCGATCCAATCCACATAGTGGCGCGCCCCCGACGGGTGAGCCTCATCGAGCAAGACCCCAACGTTCAGCGGGTTCAATGCCTGGGCTCTCGCGAAATCGAGGCCGTCCAGAAATGTCTGGCTGCCAAGCCTCAATACCTCCTCAGCGAACGAAAGTAATTGGCTCTCGCCCCTAACGCCGAAAGGACCCGTCCTGTAGCTGAGCTCGGGCGCATCTGCCAACTCGGAGAGGAAAGGGTAGAGAGCTTCGGCGGAAACCGCAGTTACCCAGCGACGGCGCATGGTGTTCATCGTCGCCTCTGGGGCCGCTGAGAAAAGTGCCCGCAGTTCGCCAGCCGCACGCCTAGCCTCCTCTGCCAGGTCCAGCCGGGCCAACAATCCATGAACTACAACGTCCGATACCTCTCCTGGCGGAAGGGCGTACGCGAAATATCGGTCGAAGAACGCGGGATCTCCGACTCGTTGTCTCGTTGCACTGGAGTAGCTGCGTGCCGACGGCGCCTCCTTCCGATCAGCTGCAAAGTTCGGAAACAGGTAGTCGAGGATCTCCATAACGTCTTCGCGCTGGTACGTGGCTCCGACGACAGACTCGATCGTTCCTGCCACCTGGCGGGCTACCACCTTGTTGCCGTCGTTGAGAGTCCGCAACCGGAAGCCGACGGAGACACCTGCGAACACATCCGGGTGGTCCACCACCAACTGCCAGACGCCCGGATAAGAAACGCGAAGAAGACAGATTAGGCACCAGTCAAGGAAGTTCACTTCGCCATGCAGCCGTTGCGGCAGCACCATAACGCTGTCTACAAACCTGGCGGCGATCCGCGGCGTGGGCAGCATCTGCCAGCCGAATGACTCCATTCGCCAAACGAATTCCTCCTGCGCATCTTCGTCGGCGGCGTACATCGGGTGAGTAGCGATTCCAAACTCAACGAGCGGCACCAGCACCTCGTTGCTCCACTGCGAGTGACTCATTCGTGGAACAGAGATCTTGCGTTCGACGATCTTCTCGAGATATTGCCTCGCTCGCTCTCGGCTACCGGCAATGGGCGTCTTGGCGAGCAGCTCTAGCAACGCCTCTTCGTCGTAAGCAAGGACATACACGAGGCCCGGGACGTCCCCGATCAATCGGATCAGCTTGAAGAACAGCAGAAGCTCTTCGGGAGTCAGCCGATCAAGGTCGTCCACAAGCACATACGCCGGCCCGGCGTTCTTCGAGAAGCTCTTCCTTAACTCCTCGCGAATTGAGCTTGGAGAATCCAGCCCACGAAGCGCGGAGGCCGCCTTCATGGCCGTTCCGCTCACATCGAACCCCAGCCCCTTCATAGAGGGACCGAGATAGTCGAGCGCGGTCGCTATGCGTTTGCGCGCATGCCTATCTTGTATCCGCTCCAAAAGGAAGGCTGCGAAGCCCCGGTACAAGCTCAGCTCGTCGGAGAAAAGCCATGGATTGAATTCGCGGGTATGCCCACCAAGTTCGCCACGCACGCGATCGAGGATCCATGTCTTGCCGCTTCCCCAAGAGCCCACGATGGCAAGGAAGCGGGCGCGATCATCTGTTGCGGCGTCGCCCACCACTTGCTTCACTAGCTCACCGAGTAATGCGCCGCGATCGAAACGATCCTCTTCCTCCACACTGCTAATACTGCACGCTCCTTTCCTAGTAGACCCGACGGTTACATACCCATGGAGCGATCGGCGGCCGAGCCATGCCGCGGTCCGCATGTGCGGGCTGCAGCACCGATCGGTTCTTCCCGGAGCACCGGATCGTTCATGGAACGCGGGGCGCGAACGCGGCCAACTGACCTCTCAAGCTCCAGCCATCATGACGCCGACGAACCGCCTTCCGGTGGCGCGATAGCGCGAAGGTCTAAGTGTCGTGCCGTGAAAACCATGTGAAGGTCGTAGCTGACCAGGGTGACACTCTTGGCAAACGGTCGAAGAGACAGCGCGGTGTCGATGATCTCTGAGTCGTTCTTAGGCAGAGGTCGATGGTGGAGTGACTCGAACATCAAGACCGCATAGAGGGCAGAAGATGGCCCGGATTCGCCCTGCGAGAACGGGCGGACCTCCACTCGCTGGAAGTCACTCATGAACGTGCGTTGAAGCCATCCCAATGCGAGCGTGGCGAGCCACCGGCGATCGTGCGACTCGCCGTCTATGTCCATCTTGCCGTTCGCGTGCTTCAACGTGTCTAGTTCCTCAACGACGACCGCCGGAATAGCGATAGCAATGGGCTGACCTCTACGAGTGTCCGTGAGGGCAGACCAGTCAAGGTCGGGCATCGTGCCCTTACTCCGCATCAACACGTTCGTGTCCACCACCGCCGCGTGCAGATGCTCCGGAAACGAGGAGTCCAGACTGGGTACGTTCCAAATGGCGACCTCACGCTTGAGCATCTCCTCAGCGATTTGGAGTCCGCCGATTCGCTCGTTCAACTCCAAGGCAATCAGGTCCGTCAGCGTCGCTCCATAGGCGACCGGGTCCATGACCTGAATGGTCCAATAACGTTGCGACGTCAGGAGTCGTCGAACCTCGGACGTGGGAAACGCGTTCGTGAGTAGTCGCTCCTGTGCAGCGGCCCACCCAAGGTAGTCGTTGAAAAGCGCTACAGCGGCGCTACCTCTACCCAGAACGTTGCCTGCTTCGCGGGATGCGTCCGCTATGAGCTTGATAGCGGCATTCGGGTCCACCCCCTCGTTAATGCGCACTTGCTCATCGAGTCGGGAAATGGTCATGTCTGATGGTCTTATGGACTCCGACACACAAGCAAGACCCGTTGACAGCCTGCGAAAAGGAGTCATGGCCAGCTGCCGTCGGCAATTTCCATAGGCAGCCGTCAGTGCCGACCGAAGGTTGGGTGATTTCCCCAAGGCCCCACACTTCTCATGGCGACCCTCACTCAAAGCCCAACTAGCTTGAGAATGCCCAACTAGGGCGAGACGTGACACCAGGTGTCGCTTCGTGAGCACGGTCGGCTCTTCTCGTTCTCCGCGGGCTCGGGTGTCGAGCCCTACGGTCCAGCAGGCGCCGTGCGGAACCGCGGCAGGTGCACATCGAACCGGCAGCCGGCCTCGGTGTTGCGGACCGAGATGTCCCCGTCGTGCGCGGTGACGATGCCGTGCACTATGGCCAGGCCCAGGCCCGCGCCTCCCGACACCACCCCGGCGCGCGGGGACCGCGCGGCGCTTCCCCGCCAGCCGGCGTCGAACACCTTCGCCAGGTGCTCCTCCGGGATGCCGCCGCCCTCGTCCACCACGCTGAGCACGACCGACGAGTCCGCCGCCTCGCGCACCGACACGTGGATGCCGGATCCTTCCGGGGAGTGCTCGATGGCGTTGAGGAGCAGGTTGTGGATGACGCGGGACAGTTCCCGCGCGTCCCCCCACACCGTGAGGTCGCCGTCCTGCGATTCGTTCAGCGAGACCGAGCGGGTGGCGGCGAGAGGCGAGAGATCAGCCACCGCGTCGCTGACGATGTCGTACAGCGACAGGGGGCCGAAGTCGAGCTGCAGGCTCCCGGATTGGATCTTGGACAGCTCGAACAGGTCGTCCACCATGTGACCAAGGGTCGCGCACTGGCTGCGCAGCTGGCGGTAATACCGCTCGGGATCGGCGGCGATGCCATCCTCGAGCGACTCCGCCATCGCCTGCATCGCAGCGA
Proteins encoded:
- a CDS encoding PIN domain-containing protein, with protein sequence MTISRLDEQVRINEGVDPNAAIKLIADASREAGNVLGRGSAAVALFNDYLGWAAAQERLLTNAFPTSEVRRLLTSQRYWTIQVMDPVAYGATLTDLIALELNERIGGLQIAEEMLKREVAIWNVPSLDSSFPEHLHAAVVDTNVLMRSKGTMPDLDWSALTDTRRGQPIAIAIPAVVVEELDTLKHANGKMDIDGESHDRRWLATLALGWLQRTFMSDFQRVEVRPFSQGESGPSSALYAVLMFESLHHRPLPKNDSEIIDTALSLRPFAKSVTLVSYDLHMVFTARHLDLRAIAPPEGGSSAS
- a CDS encoding sensor histidine kinase, with amino-acid sequence MLSLADLAVIVGTSLVVALVISALAVAVLQLVRRASILVRLGVVVLAAVASIVGGTVAIARAMYISPHDFVVLVWVIAVAAVVSLGVAGVLGMGLVRTSRTLRDAARAVGDGEVVVAQPQDSGEFSALSRELAEMSRRLAESREEVRMLDQSRRELVAWISHDLRTPLAAMQAMAESLEDGIAADPERYYRQLRSQCATLGHMVDDLFELSKIQSGSLQLDFGPLSLYDIVSDAVADLSPLAATRSVSLNESQDGDLTVWGDARELSRVIHNLLLNAIEHSPEGSGIHVSVREAADSSVVLSVVDEGGGIPEEHLAKVFDAGWRGSAARSPRAGVVSGGAGLGLAIVHGIVTAHDGDISVRNTEAGCRFDVHLPRFRTAPAGP